DNA from Lentimicrobiaceae bacterium:
TATTGGTTGAATGTTTTCTTATACAAGTGGATTGGTTCGTTCTTTTTTGTTTTTTCATAGCTCCAGGCTCCCAGTTCACTGCTGCTTCACCCATTTCCCGCTATCTTTTACTTCTCCTTTCTGCATTACCCGGTAAAAATACATGCCCTGATTTAGTGCAGATGTACTTACCGTTGTGGTTTCGTTTATGTCTTGTTGTATTACTAACTTGCCGTTGGCATCGTACATCTCTAATTTCGCATCTTTTAATGTGGTTTGGATGTATAGAATGTTGGTGCCGGGGTTGGGTAAGAGTTGAAAAGTATTTTCCTTTTTCTTTTTACTGAT
Protein-coding regions in this window:
- a CDS encoding T9SS type A sorting domain-containing protein; the protein is MLCNILDVFEGGPLRCYEDNTLGYFSTNIASSCDYIAGISKKKKENTFQLLPNPGTNILYIQTTLKDAKLEMYDANGKLVIQQDINETTTVSTSALNQGMYFYRVMQKGEVKDSGKWVKQQ